One Archocentrus centrarchus isolate MPI-CPG fArcCen1 chromosome 10, fArcCen1, whole genome shotgun sequence genomic region harbors:
- the LOC115786550 gene encoding uncharacterized protein LOC115786550 produces MQKRFTTQKALELILSNVSPCDSDGEDIDLQPDSDSELSSDEETLPLPKKRARLGSEMDRTEFTTQVFSTTGATLTVYAPKRKKAVYVLSSMHSVVETEDTTKRKPNTVTQYNKTKCGVDVMDQMVREYSVRAGTRRWPVAVFYNMIYMAALNAHVLYQACIGVQERRVDFLVELAKELGNSHVSEKKAHKEKLLRQQPSTPSPGKRAKCQVNHRCTNNCATVRCVDCYKYTCGKCTRDIPWQCQVCSDSADRLLSEC; encoded by the exons atgcagaagagGTTCACCACTCAGAAGGCATTGGAACTGATTCTGAGCAATGTCAGCCCTTGTGACTCAGATGGAGAAGACATAGACCTTCAACCGGATTCGGACTCAGAGCTGTCTTCAG ATGAGGAGACTCTCCCTCTACCAAAAAAGAGAGCTCGGTTGGGGAGTGAGATGGATCGCACTGAATTCACCACTCAGGTGTTTTCAACCACTGGTGCCACGCTGACAGTGTATGCGCCCAAACGGAAGAAGGCCGTTTACGTTCTCAGCAGCATGCACAGCGTGGTTGAGACTGAGGATACCACCAAAAGGAAGCCAAACACGGTCacacaatacaacaaaacaaagtgcgGTGTGGATGTGATGGACCAAATGGTGCGGGAGTACAGCGTGCGTGCAGGAACACGGAGATGGCCAGTTGCCGTGTTCTACAACATGATTTACATGGCAGCACTGAATGCACATGTGCTTTATCAGGCATGCATTGGGGTGCAGGAGAGACGGGTGGACTTCCTGGTTGAGCTTGCAAAAGAGTTGGGTAACTCTCATGTGAGTGAGAAGAAGGCACACAAGGAGAAACTGCTTCGGCAACAACCTTCCACACCCAGCCCAGGCAAAAGGGCGAAGTGTCAGGTCAACCATCGATGCACGAACAATTGTGCAACTGTGAGATGTGTTGACTGCTACAAATACACATGTGGCAAATGTACCAGGGACATACCCTGGCAGTGCCAGGTATGTTCCgacagtgcagacagactgctgaGTGAGTGCTGA